A part of Fusarium graminearum PH-1 chromosome 3, whole genome shotgun sequence genomic DNA contains:
- a CDS encoding presequence protease: MLRNAAAGARKAVTELSQFPKPGEKLHGFTLVRSKHVPELELTALHLQHDKTGADYLHIARDDSNNVFSIGFKTNPPDDTGIPHILEHTTLCGSEKYPIRDPFFKMLPRTLSNFMNAFTASDHTFYPFATTNAQDFKNLMSVYLDSTLHPLLKKSDFTQEGWRIGPENPLAEDEASKKLVFKGVVYNEMKGQMSDAGYLYYIRFHDHIFPDINNSGGDPQKITDLTYEQLQKFHAEHYHPSNAKVFTYGDMPLIDHLKQVDTQLQAFEKIQGDKQVHEPVTLNGPKEVTLYGPLDPLVDQDRQYKTSVSWIMGDTTDVLESFSLALLSTLLMDGYGSPLYRGLIEAGMGADWSPNAGYDSSAKKGIFSIGLTGVQEGDVPKLKEKVQQILRDARNKGFDKTKIDGSLHQLELSLKHKTANFGFSMLNRLKPKWFNGVDPFDSLAWNDTINGFQAKMAEGNYLEGLIDKYLLNDNTLTFTMAPSTTYGEDLVKEEQERLSTRIQAAIKEAGSEEKARKHFEKQEQELLVEQNKTNTEDLGCLPTVHVKDIPRSKEAVVVRDENANGTKIQWHEAPTNGLTYFRAINTLENLPDELRELVPLFTDSIMRLGTKDLNMEQLEDLIKLKTGGVSVGYHCTPSPTDFHAASEGIIFTGMALDHNVPVMFDIIQKLVLGTDFDSPEAALRIRQLLQASADGVVNDIASTGHRFAMGSAESGLTRSAWLRQQVSGLSQVQLVTSLASRPETDKLEDVISKLKQIQNLALVGGNLRTAITCGSESVAANGASLQNFVGNLSRDPLNLKNPSPRQLPKDSKTFYPLPYQVYYGGLSLPTTSYTSAEGAPLQILSQLLTHKHLHHEIREKGGAYGGGAYSRALDGLFGFYSYRDPNPQNTLSIMRNAGQWAVDKKWSDRDLEEAKISVFQGVDAPKSVNQEGMGRFLSGITEEMKQKKREQFLDVTKDQVREAAQRYLVDGLAKGEGRVAFLGEKQAWVDGEWQIREMDVKGAE; this comes from the exons ATGCTTCGCAACGCCGCTGCTGGCGCTCGCAAGGCCGTGACGGAGCTGTCACAATTCCCAAAACctggcgagaagctccaCGGTTTCACCCTTGTTCGATCCAAGCACGTCCCGGAGCTCGAGTTGACGGCTCTACACCTTCAACACGACAAGACCGGCGCCGACTATCTCCATATCGCTCGTGATGACAGCAACAATGTCTTCTCAATCGGTTTCAAGACGAACCCTCCGGATGATACCGGTATTCCTCATATCCTCGAGCACACCACGCTGTGCGGTAGCGAAAA ATACCCCATTAGAGATCCCTTTTTCAAGATGTTGCCACGAACGCTATCGAACTTCATGAACGCCTTCACAGCCTCGGATCACACCTTCTACCCCTTCGCAACAACCAACGCGCAAGatttcaagaacctcatGTCTGTGTATCTGGACTCAACGTTGCATCCGCTGCTCAAAAAGTCCGACTTTACCCAGGAGGGCTGGAGAATTGGGCCGGAGAACCCCCTTGCTGAGGACGAGGcgagcaagaagcttgtGTTCAAGGGTGTTGTGTACAACGAGATGAAGGGCCAAATGTCGGACGCTGGCTACCTATACTATATCCGATTTCACGATCATATTTTCCccgatatcaacaactcTGGTGGCGATCCCCAGAAGATCACCGACCTCACATACGAGCAACTGCAAAAGTTCCATGCGGAACACTACCACCCTAGCAACGCCAAGGTCTTCACCTATGGTGATATGCCCCTGATCGACCACCTCAAGCAGGTTGACACGCAGCTCCAAGCTTTCGAGAAGATTCAAGGCGATAAGCAGGTTCATGAGCCAGTTACTCTCAATGGCCCCAAGGAAGTGACCCTCTACGGTCCCCTCGACCcccttgttgatcaagatcGCCAGTACAAGACGTCCGTCTCATGGATTATGGGCGATACCACTGATGTTCTCGAATCATTTTCTCTggctcttctttccactcTTTTGATGGATGGTTACGGTTCCCCCCTATACCGTGGTCTTATCGAGGCTGGTATGGGAGCTGATTGGAGCCCTAACGCCGGCTATGACAGTtctgccaagaagggcatcttctccattgGCTTGACTGGTGTCCAGGAGGGTGATGtgcccaagctcaaggagaaagTTCAGCAAATCTTGCGAGATGCGCGCAACAAGGGtttcgacaagaccaagattgACGGCTCCCTGCACCAATTGGAGCTGTCGCTGAAGCATAAGACTGCCAACTTTGGTTTCTCTATGCTGAACCGTCTTAAGCCAAAGTGGTTCAACGGTGTCGACCCTTTCGACTCATTGGCATGGAATGACACCATCAATGGCTTCCaggccaagatggccgaggGCAACTACTTGGAGGGTCTTATTGACAAGTACCTCCTCAACGATAATACTCTGACTTTCACTATGGCCCCTTCAACAACTTATGGTGAGGACTTGGTaaaggaggagcaggagaggCTTTCAACTAGAATCCAGGCGGCGATCAAGGAGGCTGGAAGCGAGGAGAAGGCGCGAAAGCACTTCGAgaagcaagagcaagaatTGTTGGTCGagcaaaacaagacaaacacCGAAGATCTTGGTTGCTTGCCAACTGTCCATGTCAAGGATATTCCCCGAAGCAAagaggctgttgttgttcgAGACGAGAACGCCAACGGAACAAAGATCCAATGGCACGAGGCACCCACCAACGGCTTGACATACTTCCGTGCTATCAACACGCTGGAGAACTTGCCAGATGAGCTTCGTGAGTTGGTTCCTCTGTTCACTGACAGCATCATGCGCCTCGGTACCAAGGACTTGAACATGGAACAGCTTGAGGATTTGATCAAGCTTAAGACTGGCGGCGTTTCGGTTGGATACCACTGCACACCATCTCCCACAGATTTCCATGCTGCCAGTGAGGGCATCATCTTTACTGGTATGGCATTGGACCACAACGTTCCTGTTATGTTTGACATCATCCAGAAACTCGTTTTGGGAACCGACTTCGATAGTCCTGAAGCTGCCCTTAGAATTCGCCAGCTTCTCCAGGCTTCTGCTGACGGTGTTGTTAATGACATTGCATCAACCGGACACAGATTTGCCATGGGAAGCGCAGAGTCTGGTCTCACCCGATCTGCGTGGTTGCGACAGCAAGTGTCTGGTCTTTCACAAGTGCAGCTGGTGACTTCGCTGGCCAGCCGCCCTGAGACTGATAAGCTTGAGGACGTCATCTCTAAGCTAAAGCAGATTCAGAACCTTGCACTTGTCGGTGGAAATCTCCGCACCGCGATCACTTGTGGCTCGGAGAGCGTTGCGGCAAACGGGGCTTCGCTGCAGAACTTTGTGGGCAACCTTTCTCGTGAccccttgaacttgaagaaCCCTTCGCCCCGACAGCTTCCCAAGGATAGCAAGACCTTCTACCCTCTACCTTACCAAGTCTACTATGGTGGATTATCACTACCGACCACCTCATACACATCGGCAGAGGGTGCACCTCTTCAAATTCTGTCCCAGCTCCTCACACAcaagcatcttcatcatgagatCCGTGAGAAGGGTGGCGCATACGGTGGCGGTGCTTACTCTCGAGCCTTGGACGGCCTCTTCGGCTTCTACTCTTACCGGGATCCCAACCCCCAGAACACCCTCAGCATCATGCGAAATGCTGGCCAATGGGCTGTCGATAAGAAGTGGTCAGACCGCGATTtggaggaggccaagatctcTGTGTTCCAAGGAGTCGATGCGCCCAAGTCTGTGAACCAGGAGGGCATGGGCCGTTTCCTCTCGGGCATCACCGAAGagatgaagcagaagaagcgagagcaGTTTCTGGATGTTACCAAGGATCAGGTTCGCGAGGCTGCGCAGCGTTACCTTGTTGACGGACTGGCCAAGGGTGAAGGCCGAGTGGCTTTCCTTGGAGAGAAGCAGGCGTGGGTTGACGGCGAGTGGCAGATCCGCGAGATGGATGTCAAGGGCGCTGAGTAA
- a CDS encoding ornithine decarboxylase — protein MVMATAVLDTYNHNVNHPHIALKKPIIRDSIEQHDVITPKQLIGQALHQRVEAIDHEMCEPGDEDTFFVADLGEVYRQHLRWKKNLPRVRPFYAVKCNPDPQIIKLLSELGTGFDCASKTEIEQVLSAGLSPDRIIYAQPCKTNSYVRYVKSVGVKQMTFDNADELYKIAKLYPGAELFLRIMTDDSESLCRFSMKFGAAMDTTEGLLALAKDLGLNVVGVSFHVGSGASDPLAFFKAVRDAHTVFQQARDFGFAMRTLDVGGGFCGDTFEAMANVLRGALDEFFPPHSGVEIIAEPGRYYVATAFTIACNIIARRTVEDPTLDGKGYMLYVNDGVYGNFSNIMFDHQQPTAKILRTSGKTLFETAAAEPTPVGEGFEYSIWGPTCDGIDRITDSTRFDPILDVGDWLYFEDMGAYTKCSATQFNGFSNAHDVIYVCSEPGAKALLGL, from the exons ATGGTTATGGCAACGGCTGTCCTCGACACTTACAACCACAATGTCAATCATCCTCATATCGCATTAAAGAAACCCATCATCCGGGATTCTATTGAGCAACATGACGTGATTACCCCAAAGCAACTCATCGGCCAGGCTCTCCACCAGCGTGTGGAGGCCATTGATCATGAGATGTGTGAGCCTGGCGACGAAGATACCTTCTTCGTTGCCGACCTTGGCGAGGTCTACCGCCAGCATCTCcgctggaagaagaatctCCCTCGAGTCCGGCCTTTCTATG CCGTCAAGTGCAACCCCGATCCtcagatcatcaagcttctATCTGAGCTCGGCACCGGCTTCGATTGCGCCTCCAAGACCGAGATTGAGCAGGTTCTGTCCGCAGGCCTCAGCCCCGACCGCATCATCTACGCCCAACCCTGTAAGACTAACTCGTACGTCCGATACGTCAAGTCTGTGGGCGTCAAACAGATGACTTTTGACAATGCCGACGAGCTCTACAAGATCGCCAAGCTCTACCCAGGAGCcgagctcttcctccgcATCATGACCGACGACAGCGAGTCCCTGTGCCGCTTCAGCATGAAGTTTGGTGCTGCCATGGACACCACCGAGGGTCTCCTCGCCCTGGCCAAGGACCTTGGTCTCAACGTTGTTGGCGTCAGCTTCCACGTTGGCTCTGGTGCGTCCGACCCTCTTGCCTTTTTCAAGGCCGTTCGCGACGCCCACACCGTTTTCCAGCAGGCACGCGATTTTGGGTTTGCCATGCGCACCCTCGacgttggtggtggcttcTGTGGCGACACCTTCGAGGCTATGGCCAACGTCCTCCGTGGCGCTCTCGACGAATTCTTCCCGCCTCACAGTGGCGTCGAGATCATTGCCGAGCCCGGTCGCTACTATGTTGCTACGGCTTTCACCATTGCCTGCAACATCATCGCTCGCCGCACCGTCGAGGACCCTACTCTCGATGGCAAGGGCTACATGCTCTACGTCAACGACGGTGTCTACGGAAACTTCTCAAACATCATGTTTGATCACCAGCAGCCCACCGCCAAGATCCTGCGCACCTCTGGCAAGACCCTCTTCGAgaccgccgccgccgaacCCACTCCCGTGGGCGAGGGCTTCGAATACTCCATTTGGGGTCCTACCTGCGACGGTATCGACCGCATCACTGATAGCACTCGTTTCGACCCCATTCTCGACGTCGGCGACTGGCTTTACTTTGAGGATATGGGCGCATACACCAAGTGCTCTGCCACTCAGTTCAACGGCTTCTCCAACGCTCACGACGTCATTTACGTCTGCAGCGAGCCAGGTGCCAAGGCCCTTCTCGGACTATGA
- a CDS encoding DNA repair protein RAD16: protein MTRGKGKSRMIADSEDDDDDLDNSRDAQVARRLQNEEFKQLPTIPTRPIRQSVRSSLSTTTPAQTSVKRERALTDTTAKRGRPQKKQRVIPDSDDQDIDMDAEIAAAAALDSEELSSLSSHADEEFSEGDDSEGDGDEYASSGDEPLRSRKSRGKLPARAIASTASLGNGIATTAPPSDMTTALHNGPSGDELDALENALGVVGSSDYDNITSAIDTGTSDTDGDVARANVAAISRSRRGFNSFAGRSKRHIRERERLEKNHPEIKTMWQDLEDRPVLKAGKAAQPQNISRQLKPFQLEGLAWMTEMERGEWKGGLLGDEMGLGKTIQAVSLIMSDYPAKLPSLVLVPPVALMQWQSEIKSYTDGTLKTFVYHGTNQKTKGITVSQLKKFDVIMMSYNSLESIYRKQEKGFKRKDGIYKEKSVIHAINFHRVILDEAHCIKTRTTMTAKACFALKTTFRWCLTGTPLQNRIGEFFSLVRFLNIAPFASYLCKMCPCSMLEWSMDEHSRCSGCKHAGMQHVSVFNQELLNPIQKYGNRGPGKTALGRLRLMTDRIMLRRLKKDHTNSMELPVKEIYVDRQFFGEVENDFANSIMTNGQRKFDTYVAQGVLLNNYANIFGLIMQMRQVADHPDLLLKKNAEGGQNILVCCICDEPAEDTVRSRCKHDFCRACVGSYVRSTDEPDCPRCHIPLSIDLEQPEIEQDENLVKKNSIINRIKMENWTSSSKIELLVHELHKLRSDNASHKSIIFSQFTTMLQLIEWRLRRAGITTVMLDGSMTPAQRQASIEHFMNNVDVECFLVSLKAGGVALNLTEASRVFIVDPWWNPAAEWQSADRCHRIGQTRPCTITRLCIEDSVESRMVLIQEKKTNMIHSTVNADDKAMESLTPADMQFLFRGS from the exons ATGACAAGGGGCAAGGGCAAATCAAGAATGATTGCAGATTccgaggatgacgatgatgatctcgatAATTCCCGGGATGCTCAGGTGGCCCGTCGTCTTCAGAATGAAGAGTTCAAACAACTACCGACCATTCCAACTCGCCCCATTCGTCAAAGCGTCAGATCGTCTTTGTCTACCACCACTCCAGCCCAAACCTCAGTGAAGCGAGAACGGGCGTTGACTGACACAACCGCCAAAAGAGGACGTCCACAAAAGAAGCAGAGAGTTATCCCTGATTCCGACGATCAAGACATCGACATGGATGCTGAAATCGCTGCTGCAGCGGCGCTAGATTCGGAAGAGCTCTCGTCACTGAGCTCACATGCGGACGAGGAATTTTCGGAGGGTGATGACAGTGAGGGAGACGGAGATGAGTATGCCTCCAGTGGCGACGAGCCGCTCAGATCTCGAAAGTCGAGGGGAAAACTCCCTGCACGCGCCATCGCGAGTACAGCATCTCTCGGAAATGGTATTGCCACTACAGCTCCGCCCTCTGATATGACGACTGCGTTGCATAACGGCCCCTCAGGCGACGAACTTGATGCTTTGGAAAACGCGTTGGGGGTTGTCGGATCATCTGACTATGACAACATCACATCTGCCATTGACACCGGTACTAGCGATACTGATGGGGATGTTGCCAGAGCCAATGTTGCTGCTATCTCTCGAAGCCGACGAGGTTTCAATTCTTTTGCGGGTCGAAGCAAGCGCCATATTAGGGAACGAGAGCGTTTGGAAAAGAACCATCCTGAGATTAAAACAATGTGGCAAGACTTGGAGGATAGGCCTGTTCTCAAGGCTGGAAAAGCCGCCCAGCCTCAAAACATCTCACGTCAACTCAAACCGTTTCAGCTTGAAGGTCTAGCTTGGATGACGGAGATGGAAAGGGGAGAGTGGAAGGGTGGATTGCTCGGCGATGAGATGGGTCTGGGCAAGACCATTCAGGCTGTATCTCTGATAATGTCAGATTACCCTGCAAAGCTCCCATCGCTGGTGCTCGTGCCCCCTGTTGCTTTGATGCAATGGCAATCGGAGATCAAGTCGTACACTGACGGTACCTTGAAGACTTTTGTTTACCATGGGACGAACCAAAAGACCAAAGGAATAACCGTCAGTCAGCTCAAGAAATTCGACGTGATCATGATGTCGTACAACAGTCTCGAGTCCATCTACCGCAAGCAAGAGAAAGGCTTCAAGCGCAAGGATGGGATttacaaggagaagagcgTCATTCACGCCATCAACTTTCACCGAGTCATTCTGGATGAGGCACATTGCATCAAAACGCGAACCACCATGACTGCCAAAGCATGCTTTGCTCTCAAGACCACCTTCCGATGGTGCTTGACTGGCACACCTCTCCAGAACCGAATTGGCGAGTTCTTCTCTCTGGTTCGCTTCCTGAACATCGCTCCCTTTGCGTCTTACCTGTGCAAGATGTGCCCTTGCTCTATGCTTGAGTGGTCTATGGATGAACACAGCCGCTGCTCTGGCTGCAAGCACGCAGGTATGCAGCATGTTTCGGTTTTCAACCAAGAACTTTTGAACCCCATTCAGAAGTACGGAAACCGTGGACCTGGAAAAACGGCTCTCGGGCGCCTACGGTTGATGACGGATCGCATCATGCTGCGCCGACTGAAGAAGGACCACACTAACTCCATGGAGCTACCTGTCAAGGAAATCTATGTTGATCGTCAGTTTTTCGGCGAGGTTGAAAATGATTTTGCCAACAGCATTATGACTAATGGTCAGCGCAAGTTTGATACCTACGTCGCACAAGGTgttctcctcaacaactaTGCCAACATCTTTGGTCTCATCATGCAGATGCGACAAGTTGCTGACCATCCCGACCtgctcttgaagaagaatgccGAGGGAGGACAGAATATCCTCGTCTGCTGCATTTGTGACGAGCCGGCTGAGGATACGGTGCGCAGTAGGTGCAAGCACGACTTTTGCCGAGCCTGTGTTGGTAGCTATGTCCGCTCGACTGATGAGCCTGACTGCCCTCGCTGCCATATCCCCCTATCGATTGACCTTGAACAGCCGGAAATTGAACAGGACGAGAATCTTGTCAAAAAGAACTCGATCATCAACCgaatcaagatggagaattgGACCTCTTCATCCAAGATTGAACTTCTTGTTCATGAGCTACACAAGCTCCGTTCTGACAATGCCTCGCACAAGTCAATCATCTTCTCCCAGTTCACCACCATGTTGCAGCTCATTGAGTGGCGTCTGCGCCGAGCTGGTATCACTACAGTGATGCTTGACGGCAGCATGACTCCTGCTCAGCGACAGGCTTCTATTGAGCATTTCATGAACAACGTGGATGTTGAGTGTTTCCTCGTCTCACTCAAGGCCGGTGGTGTGGCGCTGAACCTGACCGAAGCCTCTCGAGTCTTCATTGTTGATCC GTGGTGGAACCCGGCTGCAGAATGGCAGTCTGCCGATCGATGCCATCGCATTGGCCAGACTCGACCATGCACCATTACCCGTCTCTGCATTGAAGATTCGGTTGAAAGTCGAATGGTGCTGAtccaagagaagaagaccaacaTGATCCATTCTACTGTCAACGCTGACGACAAGGCTATGGAATCGCTTACCCCAGCGGATATGCAGTTCCTTTTCCGTGGTTCCTAA